Within the Sporohalobacter salinus genome, the region TTAGCGGTATTGCCAGAAGTAATTGATGGTATTAGAGTTTTAAAAGGAATTGAGACAAATATTACTGATATTCGTGGAACGCTTGATTTACCAGTAGCTGCTTTGAAAGAACTTGATATTGTTTTAGCTGGAATGCATCCATTGACTGGCTATGATGGGGGAACTGAGGATGAAAATACTGAGGCGATGATTAATGCTATTAAAAATCCCTTGGTAGATGTCATTGTTCATCCTGGGAATCCAGAGTTTGAAGTAAATGTCAATCAGGTAGTAGAGGCTGCTTTAAACAATGATACCATTTTAGAGATTAATAATAGCTCCTTTAGAAAGAGCAGAGCAGGTAGTTGGAGTAACTGTTTAGAAATAGCTAAGGCTGCTAAAAAATTCGGATTGGAAGTGATTGTAAGTAGTGATGCTCACTTTTCACAGGATGTTGGTAAAATGAAAAAGGCTCTGCAGTTAATTAAGAAGGCTAATTTGGAAGAAAAAGATATTTTGAATACTTCTATAGAACGGGTAACTGAATTTATTAATACAAAAAAGAAAGTAAGGGCTAAAATATAGCTATTAAGGAAGGAGTAGATGATGAAAAGAAAAGTCTTTTTATTCTTATTAATAATTGTTTTATTATCGTCTATACAAGTATTAGCTAAAGATAATAGCGTTGAGCTAAATAAGGCTGAACTTAAAGAAAGATTAAAGTTTTCTGAAAATAGAGTTAGGGCTTATAGTAATTTAGCTTTAATTGCCAAGAGGGAAGGTAAGATAGATAAGGCAGTTATATATTATCAGAAAGCATTGCGATTGAATTCAAATTCTGTATCAAATCATATTAGTTTAGGAGATCTTTATTTAAAACAGGATAAAGTTAAAAAAGCTATTAAAGAATATTTAATAGCTAAAAATTTGACTTCTCATTTTATTCCTAGACAGAAGCTAGGAGTTTTGTATTACAAACTAGGGAATTATCATAAGACTATTTCTTATTTGGAAGAGCTAGAAAGGAATAATAATGAAACTTATATTGGATATTATTATTTAGCAGCAGCTAAAAGACAGTTAGGAGATATAAAGACAGCTATTGATTATTATCAGCGGGCGCTTGAATTAAACTCCACTTATGTTAAAGGATATTTAGGTTTGGGTGATGCCTATCTAGATAATGGGCAAAATTCATTAGCGCTTGCTGCGTACAAAAGCGCTATTAAAGTTAATCCAAATTATTATTTGAGTAGATTTAAACTTGCTCATGCCTATGTAACTTTGAATAAACTAGAATTAGCTAAGAAAAGTTTGCGTAAGACTTTACATTTAAAATCGAATTTCAATGAAGCAAGAGAAATATTGACTGAATTAGAGAAAATGAAATAATATTTTAACCCTACAGAATATTAACTGTAGGGTTTTTTAATTGAATAAAATTGGTATAAAGATTATTTGTTTAGGATAGATTAAATATCGACTTAAAAGTGGAGGTGTAAGTATGAAACGCCGAGTGATAATTATATTTATTTTGTTGACTATTTTAATTAGTGGTTGTACAGTTAAGGAAGAGGTGCCAGATAAGAAAGATAAGCCTAATAAAAAAGTGCCGCAGACTGATGAATTTAATGATCCCTATGGATCTGACAAAAAAAAGAAAAAAACTGTTGATGAGAATGATGATTTAATAGGAGAGTGATTATTAAATGAAACTTGTAGCTGATTATCATACACATACAAATTATGGTCATGGAACTGGACTGATTGAAGATAATATCAAACAGGCTATTGAATTAGGCTTAGATGAATTAGCAATTACTGAGCATGGTCCTGCCAGTCACAGCTTGACTAGATTAGGGGTTAAAGATTCACTACAGTTATTAGAAATTAAAGAAGAGATTGCTGAATATGATCGTTATTTTAATGAAATTAATCTTTTAACTGGAGTAGAAGCTAATGTGATAAATTTAGATGGAAAATTAGATGTGCCTGAATTAATATTAAAAGAGCTTGATATTATACTGGCAGGGCTGCATCTTTGGATCAAACCTAAAAGTTTGCAGGCAGGTAAAGAGATTATATTTGATAATTTAATAGGATATAAGCTGGGATTAGTTTCAAAAGAAGAAATAAGAGAGAAGAATACTCAGGCTTTAGTTAATGCAGTGGAAAAATATAACATAGATATTATTACACATCCTGGTTATCAATTAGATATTGATACTCATAAATTAGCTACCGTATGTCAAAAAGAAGATACCTGTTTAGAAATTAATAATAGTCATAATCAATTATCTGTTAGCTTTATTAATACGGCAGCTTCAACTGGAGTTGAATTTGCTGTTAATAGTGATGCTCATACTACTAAAGGGATAGGACAGATAGATTCAGCATTAGAGTTAATTAAAAGAGCTAAACTAGATTTAGATCAGGTAATAAATGTTATTTAAAATTATGGCATGGAATTTGCTAGTGGTTGAAAAAAATGATATGATGTTAATGAGGTGGTAAAATGAAAAAGATAAAATTTATAATTATTACCGGGATGTCTGGAGCCGGTAAGACAGAAGCAATTAGAATTTTTGAAGATTTAGGTTTTTTCTGTGTTGATAATCTACCGCCGGCCTTGATTTCAAAGTTTGCTGAATTATGTTTGCAATCCGACGGTAAAATAAATAAAGTAGCTTTAGTAATAGATATTAGAGGAGGGGACTTCTTTGATAATCTCCTAGAGGAGTTATCGGTATTAAATGAAGAAAAAGTTATAGATTATGATATATTATTTTTAGAAGCTGCTGATGAAGCTTTGATTCAGAGATATAAGGAGACTAGACGTCGTCATCCATTAGCTAAAGAAGAAGGAAGAATTTTTGATGCTATCAAATTAGAGCGTAAAAAGCTAGGAGCCTTAAGAGCTCAAGCAGATAAGGTAATAGATACTTCTCAGTCATCAATAAAAGAACTGAAAAAAGAATTGAAATCAAATTTTGCTCAAATGGAATTAACTGATAAAATTAATATTTCACTTATTTCTTTTGGTTTTAAGTATGGTATACCAGCAGATTCGGATTTGATGTTTGATGTGCGTTTCTTACCTAACCCTCATTATGTGGATTCTTTACGTTCATTAACAGGAAATGATAAAGAAGTTCAAGAATATATTTTAAAGCGGCCTATTACAAAAAAGTTTAAGGAAAAGTTCTTTGGTTTAATAGATTTTTTAATTCCGCAATATATTAAAGAAGGAAAGAATCATTTATCGATTGGCATTGGTTGTACTGGCGGCAAACATAGGTCAGTAACTTTTGTTAATGAATTATCAGATTTCTTATTAAATAAGCAGTATCATGTAATTACTGAACACCGTGATATTGATAAGGATAGATAGGTAGGAGTGAGATAATGAAACTCTTTAAGTGG harbors:
- a CDS encoding phosphatase, with product MDIIADLHTHTIACGHAYSTLEEMVRGAKENGIEILATTDHGPRMPGGCHPYYFYNLAVLPEVIDGIRVLKGIETNITDIRGTLDLPVAALKELDIVLAGMHPLTGYDGGTEDENTEAMINAIKNPLVDVIVHPGNPEFEVNVNQVVEAALNNDTILEINNSSFRKSRAGSWSNCLEIAKAAKKFGLEVIVSSDAHFSQDVGKMKKALQLIKKANLEEKDILNTSIERVTEFINTKKKVRAKI
- a CDS encoding tetratricopeptide repeat protein, with amino-acid sequence MMKRKVFLFLLIIVLLSSIQVLAKDNSVELNKAELKERLKFSENRVRAYSNLALIAKREGKIDKAVIYYQKALRLNSNSVSNHISLGDLYLKQDKVKKAIKEYLIAKNLTSHFIPRQKLGVLYYKLGNYHKTISYLEELERNNNETYIGYYYLAAAKRQLGDIKTAIDYYQRALELNSTYVKGYLGLGDAYLDNGQNSLALAAYKSAIKVNPNYYLSRFKLAHAYVTLNKLELAKKSLRKTLHLKSNFNEAREILTELEKMK
- a CDS encoding PHP domain-containing protein → MKLVADYHTHTNYGHGTGLIEDNIKQAIELGLDELAITEHGPASHSLTRLGVKDSLQLLEIKEEIAEYDRYFNEINLLTGVEANVINLDGKLDVPELILKELDIILAGLHLWIKPKSLQAGKEIIFDNLIGYKLGLVSKEEIREKNTQALVNAVEKYNIDIITHPGYQLDIDTHKLATVCQKEDTCLEINNSHNQLSVSFINTAASTGVEFAVNSDAHTTKGIGQIDSALELIKRAKLDLDQVINVI
- the rapZ gene encoding RNase adapter RapZ — its product is MKKIKFIIITGMSGAGKTEAIRIFEDLGFFCVDNLPPALISKFAELCLQSDGKINKVALVIDIRGGDFFDNLLEELSVLNEEKVIDYDILFLEAADEALIQRYKETRRRHPLAKEEGRIFDAIKLERKKLGALRAQADKVIDTSQSSIKELKKELKSNFAQMELTDKINISLISFGFKYGIPADSDLMFDVRFLPNPHYVDSLRSLTGNDKEVQEYILKRPITKKFKEKFFGLIDFLIPQYIKEGKNHLSIGIGCTGGKHRSVTFVNELSDFLLNKQYHVITEHRDIDKDR